The segment GGAGGTATCGGCATGACCAATCTCTGGATTCCCAATCAAGTTGGGAATGACGCGGGCAGTGTGGGAATGACGCGGGCGGTGTTGGGAATGACATTATTATAGCATCCGCCTAAAGCGGACAAAAAGCCGGACAGTAGTAATAAATTATCAAAACTTAATAGCCCCGACTTTCCAGTTGGGGCGGGCTTTATCAACAAGCCCCTTGATTGGGAATCCAGTAATCATCGTCTCGAATTATTTTAGCAGTGGAAGTAACTTCCGACTGCACAAGAAAAAGGATATTAATCTACTTATCTATTATAGCGCCTTATAAATCTCGATTGCCTGCTCAGCGGCTGAGTCTATCGGCACCTTTTCCATCGAGAGGTCCTTGCGGCGCACTACCTCGACTATGCCCTGTTTAATTCCCCTGTCCCCTATCGAGATTCTTATCGGCATGCCGATTAAGTCGGCGTCATTGAATTTTACGCCGGGGCGGTCATCGCGGTCATCAATGAGAACCGAATAGCCGGCGGTTTCGAGTTTCTCTGCCAGCGAGAAGGCTATTTCACGATGCTGTTCGCTGTCCATAAACAATGGTATTATATGGAAATCATACGGCGCAATCGTTTTCGGCCAGATAATTCCATTGTCGTCATGGTATGCCTCGACTGCCGCCTGAGCTGTGCGGGTTATGCCGATACCGTAGGAGCCCATTACAAATGGTTTTTCCGCGCCATTCTCATCGACATAATTAGCGCCCAGAGCTTCTGTGTATTTTGTGCCCAGCTTAAACAGGTTGCCGACCTCAATGCCGGAGTATGACCATAGATGTCCATCTCCGCAGCGCAGGCATATTTCGCCTGGTTCGGCATTGCGAATTTCCACAAACTCATCGATATTGAAATCGGCAAGATTCGCATCGATAATGTGAGTGTCATTCTCATTTGCGCCAACTACGAAATTAACTAAGCTTTTAATTTCAGGGTCGGCGATAATCCGCACGCCTTTCAATCCAATCGGACCGGAGAAACCGACTGTTGCGCCCGTTAATTTCACGATAGTTGCCGGGTCTGCCATCTCAAGCTCGATGCAACTCAGATGGTTTTGAAGCTTTATCTCATTGATAGAGCGGTTGCCCCGTATTAGAGCCGCAACGGGTTCGCCATCGGCTAAATAGAATAATGTCTTCACCAGCTTATCAGTCGCCACCTTCAGGAATTCGGAGACTTCCTCGATGGTTTTCATGTTTGGTGTAAAAGCTTTTTTGCTTTCGCGGGGCTGTTCATTGGATTTCTCAACCGTTAACGGGATAGATACGGCTTTTTCGATATTTGCGGTATAATCACACTTATCGCAAGATAAGATTATCTCCTCGCCGCCGGCGGTTTCGACCGGCACCATAAACTCATGAGCGCCAAAGCCGCCCATCGCGCCAACATCAGACTCGACCATCTTGACATCGCAGCCGCAGCGTTTAAATATTTTAAAATAAGCCTCTGCCATTTTTTGATAGGCGATGTTCAAACCGGCTTCATCAACATCGAAAGAATAGGCATCCTTCATGATAAACTCGCGGCCTCGCATAAGACCGAAGCGGGGGCGGATTTCATCCCGGAACTTAACCTGAATCTGGTACATGTTAAGCGGCACGTTGCGATAGCTTCTTAGCTCGCCGCGGGCAATCCAGGCAACTACTTCCTCATGAGTGCCGCCTAAGACCATATCGCGCATGTGGCGGTCTTTCAGGCGCATTTGCTCTTTGCCGACAGTATCCCAGCGGCCGGTTTTCTGCCATAATTCGGCGGGGTGAAGCACCGGCATGGTGATTTCGACTGCGCCCGAGTCGTCCATCTCCTCGCGGACTATATTCATAACTTTATGAAGAGTTCTCTGCATCAGCGGCAGGTAGTTATAAACACCGGCGGTTAGTTTTCTGATATAGCCAGCCCGCATTAAAAGTTTGTGTGAAATGATTTCAGCATCAGCCGGGTCATTACGAAGGGTAGGTATGAAAGTTTTAGTCCATAACATAATTATATTCAGCTCCTGTTATTATCTCTTCTGCCCTCAGGATGTCGACCGCTTGGGTTGGCTCCATCCTGAGGGATAGCAAAAGAAAATTAATCTTATAAATATTTTCGAGCATCATCAGATTGCCTTTCAAATTAAAATCGGCTGTTATTATTAATTATTCATTCTTAATTATAAATACCCCCGGGCCGACTCGAACGGCCGCACACGGCTCCGGAGGCCGATGCTCTATCCACTGAGCTACGGGGGCATTATCTATTTTTACAGCCGGGAGTATATTATTCGGCGTTGAGGTAAAAGTCAAGGATAAGATTTTTTGGAGTTTCCCCATTTTTTTCAGAACATTGAAGATCGGGTTCTGAATGAGTTTGCCTTAGGCAGACTCCATTATAAGGGATAGCATAAGAGTTTAGCTTTGATAATATATTCTGTTATTGGCGTACGTCTCCGTGCGCCGATTTCATGCGTCGTCAGGAACCCCTTCCTGACGATAAGCGTCAATTAAATCATCGATTAAAAAACTTCGCCTTGATAATATATCCCGCACTGACAACAAACATCATTACCCCTATTACATCCCACATCATAGTCCGGGTGGAAAAACCTCCGGAAGCGATTATCCGCAAGACGGCGCCGGTTCCGAGTATCAGCGGTAGGAATATTCCGCGGTTTAATTTCGAGACTCGTCTGATTGGCTTTTTGCGGGCAGTTCGTTTTTTTCTTTCGAGGCGGCGGCGGGCATCCTTATCGAACCATAATTGTTCATCCGGGTCGGCCGGCATGCCGCAATTAGGGCACTCATCGAAGTTTTCTTCCCATTCCGCGCCGCATATTTTGCAGTATTTTTTTGCCATGTTAAATTAACGCAATCTGATAAATTTTCCGCCCTCAGGATGTCGCCCGCTTGGGCGGACTCCATCCTGAGGGATAGCACAAGTCATTGCTCCGCCTCTCGGGCAGACGCCTCTGGCGGACGACGCGGTAACCTGTAGCTTGCTTAGTACCATATAAACAGATTGCTTCACTTCGTTCGCAATGACTGCTATTAGGGTTTTTCAACAAGCTGGCAGCCAAGCGCCTCTTGGCATTTTGTTGAACCGCGCCATTTCTTTACATGTATTTTTTTAGCGTACCCTTCAGTCTTTCCTTTATTTCTTTGCGGATTTCAACCGGTTCTATCAATTCGGCATTCAGGCCATATGCCAACACCCAATTAACAATATCCTCTTTCCCTCTTGAAACAACGCTATATAAAATCTGATTGTTTCCAATATTTTTAATTTTCTCATTCTTATGATGATTAGTTGAGGAAATCGCCACCGCCGCCGGCCCGGAAAATTTTATTTTAAAATGGTATTCCTCTCCCCTGAAAATGCCCCAGCTTTCATCCATATATTCCCTTAAGGAAAACCCTTTAAGTCTATTGAATTTTTTACTAAGAACCTTCAGATTTTTAATTCTGACAAGACGAAAAAGCCTTACCTCTTCCCTTCTCTCGCAGAAGCCAACCAGATACCAGCCATGCTGTCTGAATACAAGGCCGTAAGGATGAACATGTCGTCTTGAGGTTTTGCCATTCAAAGACGTATAGTCAAAACTTACCACTTTTTCCGAATCGATAGTTTTTTCAATTTTGCTAAAAATTTTGGCGATATCCGGCGTATCCGATGAACGAGGCTGAAAATCTATTTTTGCATTTTTCAATATCTCCGGGATATGGCTTTTTATCTTAACCGCCAATCTGTTTTTTACTTCATCAAGGGCTTTACCGGTAGATTTGCCCTGCAGGACATTAAACAGATAAATAAGTTCATCCTTGCCGAAACTTAACGGCGGCACTTTGCCGGTGTCGAGAATGTAATAACCCTTGTCGTAATAGATGGGAATATTAGCCTCGGAAATATCAATAATATCCCGATAAACCGTTCTGACCGATACGCCGCATTTATTCGATAATCGGTCAATTGATATGCCCGGGCTGCTGTCAATCAGCGTTATCATATATAACAAACGCGAAATCTTCTTCATATTATCATATTAGTTTATATGACCTTTAAAGTCAATAGAACTTATCCCTGAACTATGGGATTATCACCATAGTTATAGCGGTAATA is part of the Candidatus Zixiibacteriota bacterium genome and harbors:
- a CDS encoding proline--tRNA ligase, with the translated sequence MLWTKTFIPTLRNDPADAEIISHKLLMRAGYIRKLTAGVYNYLPLMQRTLHKVMNIVREEMDDSGAVEITMPVLHPAELWQKTGRWDTVGKEQMRLKDRHMRDMVLGGTHEEVVAWIARGELRSYRNVPLNMYQIQVKFRDEIRPRFGLMRGREFIMKDAYSFDVDEAGLNIAYQKMAEAYFKIFKRCGCDVKMVESDVGAMGGFGAHEFMVPVETAGGEEIILSCDKCDYTANIEKAVSIPLTVEKSNEQPRESKKAFTPNMKTIEEVSEFLKVATDKLVKTLFYLADGEPVAALIRGNRSINEIKLQNHLSCIELEMADPATIVKLTGATVGFSGPIGLKGVRIIADPEIKSLVNFVVGANENDTHIIDANLADFNIDEFVEIRNAEPGEICLRCGDGHLWSYSGIEVGNLFKLGTKYTEALGANYVDENGAEKPFVMGSYGIGITRTAQAAVEAYHDDNGIIWPKTIAPYDFHIIPLFMDSEQHREIAFSLAEKLETAGYSVLIDDRDDRPGVKFNDADLIGMPIRISIGDRGIKQGIVEVVRRKDLSMEKVPIDSAAEQAIEIYKAL
- a CDS encoding YafY family transcriptional regulator, with product MKKISRLLYMITLIDSSPGISIDRLSNKCGVSVRTVYRDIIDISEANIPIYYDKGYYILDTGKVPPLSFGKDELIYLFNVLQGKSTGKALDEVKNRLAVKIKSHIPEILKNAKIDFQPRSSDTPDIAKIFSKIEKTIDSEKVVSFDYTSLNGKTSRRHVHPYGLVFRQHGWYLVGFCERREEVRLFRLVRIKNLKVLSKKFNRLKGFSLREYMDESWGIFRGEEYHFKIKFSGPAAVAISSTNHHKNEKIKNIGNNQILYSVVSRGKEDIVNWVLAYGLNAELIEPVEIRKEIKERLKGTLKKYM